CGAGTTGGAAACGATAAATGTTGCCCTTACCGTCAAGCCCGGTAAGGATCTCTCCTAATTTGACTCTCATCACCTTCAGATGGTTCGCTTCTGAAGGTGAAAGGTAAACCTTCTTATTCTCATTTTCAACGGAGTCTATCCAGAAGGCGTGGGGCACTCAGCCAATTACCTCCGCTTCCATATATGGTATGAGCACTTTTGGTACCTTTATCTTTCCGTCCGGCTGCTGGTAGTTCTCTACTATGGCAATCAACGTTCTACCAATGGCGAGACCGGAGCCATTGAGGGTATGGATGAATTTTAATTTGTTATCTCTGTCTCTAAATCTTATGTTTCCCCTTCTTGCCTGAAAGTCTTCGGCGTTACTGCAGGAGGAAATCTCCCTGTAAGTGTTGTAAGAAGGTAGCCACACTTCAATATCGTATGTCTTCGCTGCGACGAATCCTAGATCACCCGTGCAAAGGGCAACAACCCTATACGGTAATTCAAGCCTTTTCAATACTTCTTCCGCATCAGCAGTAAGTTTTTCAAGGGCCTCATAGGAATTTTCGGGGTGCGTGAACCAGACGAGTTCAACTTTATCAAACTGATGTACTCTTATCATGCCCTTCACATCGCGGCCATAACTGCCGGCTTCACGTCTATAACAAGGTGTGTAAGCAGTGTATTTCCGTGGCAAAGATGACAGCTCGAGTATCTCGTCTCTGTGCTGAGCGACGAGCGGAACTTCAGCTGTCGGTATCAAGAACATATCATCCGGTTCAGTTTTGTAAGCATCCTCTTCAAATTTTGGAAGCTGTCCGGTAGAGAGCATCGTCTCTCGTTTGACGAGGTGCGGCAAAGCAACTTCTTCGTAACCATGTTCTGTCGTGTGCAGATCAAGCATGAAATTTATAAGAGCTCTTTCGAGCCTGGCAAGCTGTTTTCTCAAGACCACAAACCTCGAGCCACTCAACTTTGCAGCTCTGTCAAAGTCCAACATATCGCTCTGAATACCAAGCTCCCAGTGGGGTTTTGGTTCAAAATCAAACTTCCTGGGCTCACCCCATTTTCTAACTTCGACATTATCATTTTCGTCTACCCCGACAGGTACGCTTTCATGAGGGATATTTGGAACGTATAGGAGTTTCTGCTTCAGAAATTCGTCTAGCTCGCTGGCCTTTTGATTGAGCTCTTTTACTTCCTGAGATATCTCTTTTGCCCTATTTTTAAGTGCTTCAGCTTCTTCTTTGTTTCCACTTGCCATCGCTTTGGCGATTTCAGAGGAGATACGGTTCCTTTCGGCTTTCTTTTTATCAGCGGCGGCAATTGCGTTACGCCTTTCGGCATCGATTTTAAGGATCTCCTCCAACAAGGCAGGGTCCACATTGCGATTTTTGAGCGCTTTTTCAAGAATTTCCGGATTATTTCTCACGATTTTAATGTCTATCACTCAGCACCCTCCTCAAATTCCATTTCAAGAGAAACATTTGTTCCTTCGAAAGAATCGTCCTTTGTATTGTAATATAGTTCCGTAGCGTATATTTTTCTATTATTTTTTTTATCGTCTACGAACACGTCTCCTTTGAGCAGTATTATTCCTGTGCTTTCGTCATACTCAAAATAAAGAGAATTCGCTACAAGTTCGTCCTTATAGTAGATCACAAGGGGTTTGAAATCTTTCGCACTTTTCGGAAGGGCCTCACCGGTGTATTCTTCTTTTTCCAGGTTAAAATCCAGTTTCTCAGCGTTTTGTACGAGAATCTTTCTTTTACCGTTTTCATCGTTGAATCTGGCAATTACATTGTGTTTCAGTATCCCGCTGGATGTATTGAGATTGTAGGTCATACTAAACGATGTGGCATCTCCAGAAGAAAAACTAATATGCGTCAAACCAGCGGTCTCGATGTAGTTCCAGTTGCCATTTTTTGCTGTCATCGTGGCTGATTCGGTGGTGAGAGAAACATCCCCCACTTTCTCTATGTAGACCTCCCCGGTAAGATAAACGATATCTTTTCTACCAGAAATCTTCTTTGCCCGGATCCTAACAGTACTCGTCACGGCAAAAATCGACACGATAAATAGAATAACCAAAAAGACAGAAATGGTTTTTTTCAAGGAAACTCCCCCTTATCCTCTTTTCTTCATTGCATCCAGAAGTTCATCAAGAATCATGAGCAGTTCCTCAGGTTTGTGATTTTCGAGTTTTGTGAGGATTTCATTGAGGTAGCTAACTCTTCGCTTGATCACCTTTTCTATGAGTTTGATGCCTTCTCCGGAGATATCTATGATGTATGAGCGACGGTCCTCTTTGGAGCGTCTCCTTTCAATGAACCCACCTTCAATCAGGCGATGAACGAGTCCCGTAGTGGTGCTCTTCGTTATCCCGAGTATTTTACTAATATCACTCATGCGTTTTTCTCCAGAGAAATACAGCGTCTGAAGCACATCAAACTGGGCAGGTGTTATGGGAAAGTCTTTTAAAACCTTTCTACCCTCACGTTTGATCCTTATATATATTGCTCTCAGTGTTTTTTCTATCTCAGTGGCGAGCCCACCTTGTCCCTTTTTACTCAAGTTATCCCTCCTAACTTACTTAAATTATAACATTGACAGTCTTATTAGAAAATCTTTAGTGTATGTTATGCTTTGTACTCGTGTAAAATTGAAAAGGGGTGGACCGATGCGGTTGGTGGCATTTCTTATTCTTTCAGTTTTTACTTTAGCACTTTTTGTGATGACGCTTTTTTCATCACTACGCGATGAACCGCTTTTGTTCCCTATAATTTTGGCAGTGACAGTTCTTCTGGTGCACTCTTTCTACAGCGAGTTTAGAAACATACTCAAAAGCCAAAAAAAGCCAAATTTATCTAAAGGCTTTCAATTATTTCTTGCGACAATCGTCGGTGCAATTGCTTCATATCTACTGAACGTTTATCTTGGTTTGGGTGCAGTGGTTGCGGCAGCAGCAGTCGGTATGACCGGGGCTTCGTTGATTTCTGAATACTCCATACCTCTTTATTGTGGCTCCTTCGTGGGAATGGTCTCTCCGGTGGTGCTTCATGATTTTGGCCATGTATTTATTGCATCTATAATCGCAGGGATTCTGTTTGTTCTATCGGAGACCGTATATGAAAGTGTGGGGGGAAAACTTGGAACAATAGCTTTCTCAAGCTGGGTTATTCTCTCGTATCTCTCCAAAGTTGAGCTGATCAAAGGTGAAAAGTTTTCATGGGAAACTAGCGTTGAGACCTTCGTTTTCAGTATCATTGGTGTTCTCCTGACGTATTTGCTTTCTGTAAGGCTCAAGAAAAATACGGTGGCTTCTTCGAGCGCCATCAGTCTCTTCGCAGGGCTGGTCTTTCCAGTATTATATCCTGAAAGCGGAACAATGATGGCTTCAGCGATGATGTGTGCTTCCTTTGTCGGAATGAGTTCAAAGAAAGTGATTAAAAACGAACTGGGAGCACTCCTGAGTGGGATTATAATGGGTGTGGTTTTCTTTTACAGTGTGGAGCATTTTGGAGGTGCAGGTGGCAAACTCGGTACGATCGCATTTGGCAGTGCACTCAGCATAAGATCAATGCATATTTTACTTGAGAAATCATCCAATCGACTGCATATCATATCTAGAAACTAACCCTGGTTTTGCTTTTTTGTAGTACGGCAAGAATGACGGTCATTTATTCTGTGCTTTTTTACTTTTTTTGCATTCATACATGCGTTGATCAGCTATTTTTATGAGCTGTTCGAGATCATCACCATCATCTGGGAATGTTGAAATACCTATGCTTCCACCTACAGTAACGATTCCGCATCTTAAATTTATAACTTCGCGGAGGATGAATTCTATCCTCTTTTTAACCACTTTTGCTGCTTCGAAGTCAGTTTCAGGCAACACGAAGATAAATTCATCACCGCCCAGCCTTGCAACAACATCACTTTCCCTTAAGGCGTATTGAAGTCTTTTAGCAACTATTGATAGCACTTCATCGCCAATATCGTGCCCCATCGTGTCATTGACGATTTTGAAATAGTCAAGGTCGAGGTAAAGGATGCTCAATGGCATATGGTTACGTTTGGACAAAGCAAGATAGGAATGAGCTTTTTCGAAGAAAAGTCGTCTGTTTGGCAGTCCTGTGAGAGGGTCTTTGCCGGAAAGTAATTCCAATCGTTCTTTTTGCTTTCTCAACTCTTTTTCGAGCCGTAATCTTTCGAATAACACAGCAACTTGCTGTCCCAGTAGTTTTGCCATCTCTGTTGAATCTTCATTGAAAGCCGTTGCTGAAGAATGACTATCCAGACCGAAAAATCCGATTATTTTCCCGTCAGTTTCGATGGGAACTGAAAGCATCGCTTTTATTTTGCTTGTTTTACCGTATCTTTCAAGTATTTCATATCGAAATTTATCGAGTTTTCTATTGGGATTAAAGTCAGTAACTATCTGAACTTCATGAACTTCCTTCTGAACGAGTTCTTCAGGTTTGAGATAGATTTTTTTAAGCATTCTAAGGTCATAATTCACAGCCGCATAAAATCGATATAGGCCATCTTTGTCTTTTAATATAAGGCTGCCTGCTTCAGCACCAGGTACGATATCAACAGCCTTTTCAAGAAGTAATTGATACATGTTCTCGATATCTGTTGTCTTGAGGACATCCTTAGTTACCTCAAGAAGGGAACGGTTGAAATTAACGAAGTTTTCCAGCCTTATTTTATTTTCTGTTTCTGTCGTAACATCCCTCATAACAGCGAGGATCCTGTCTTCTCCCATTTTTATGAAACGGATTTCCAAATGTGTGACATCGGAAGGCGTATTCAATGAAATCGTAAAAACCTGTATTTCAGAACTTTTTAAGGCTTTTGAGAGCCTGGAAGCTATAATATCATTTGCTTCTTTACGGAAACCGATTTCTCTGAAATTTTTACCCACGAATTCGCCTGGATTAATGTTAGTTTGCTCAACTGGTGTGGAACTGACATCGAGGATATTTCCTTCACTATCTAAAATCATAACGTAATCAGGGAAAACGTCCATAATAGCAGTATTCTTCCTGATAGCATCTTCCAGATTTTTTTGTAATTGTTTCTGTTCAGAGATATCTGAATAAATGGCGAAAATACCTGTTATAACACCTTCAGTATAAACCGGCGCGCTGAGGATGGATGCCCAGAACCTCGTCCCATCCTTACGTTCTCTGATGGCTTCGAAGCTTACTATTTTACCCTGCAGTGCTTCTTTAGTAACATCAGCAGCGGGGCTCCGAAGTTCTGGTGATTGAACAACAACGTCGTCAACGAATTTTCCAATGACCTCATCCTCCGAATATCCAAACATGTCACAGAAAGCCTGATTTACCTTTAAAACCTTATTATTTGAATCACACAGCAATATCCCCAGAGGGTTGTTTTTGAACAATTCTTCAAAATAGCCAGTGTAATTAGACAGGTCCAGCACCTGTACCACTCCTCGTTAATTGGTCATACGATTTATATTAATGCAAAATACTATCACATGAGTTATAAGCATGAAAAATTATACCAGTTTTGCATATAAGTATCTATAAATATTAAAAGATTTTTAAAGGCACGGTGGTTGAATACCTTTCGCTTTTGCAGGCTTTCGAAGCGTTTTCTGGGTTTTCACTTGAGATCAGCCGAATTTCAATGTTCTTCAGCTTTTTTTGCAAGCTTCCAGTGGAAGAGATAAAAAGGAAGGATTATCCCTATTCTAAGCAAGCTTTGCAGAATGTCTTTCAGACTTTCCCTTTTGGATACTTCAGATTTTATCGTTTTTTGCTGCGTTTCTTCGGGAAGTGCTTCGGAGTACGGTACCCTGATAGAATAATCACTCGGAATAAAAAAATCGATCACGGCACTGGCAAAGGACCAGAGAGCCGTGATCAGCATGATCAAGGTTATCAGAGATACAAAATAAGCGTATATCTTTTTCGTTGAGAATTTCATATTAACTCCCCCAGCCATGGGCGTCCGTATTCATTATACTCTCTTTAGTAATTCGCAAAATCATCTCCTTTCAAACGGCTTCAAGAAAATCATTCAGAAATAGCCGGACTCTTTCATCGCTTGAGCCAAAAAATCGCTCGGGTGCAACATCATAAACCACCTGACCATCTTCCATATAAACAACCCGGCTGGCGATATTTCTCGCAAATGACATTTCATGGGTGACAACGACCATCGTTGTACCACTGGCAGAAAGCTGTTTTATTACTGACATAACTTCACCAACTAGAGAAGGGTCAAGGGCGGAAGTTGGCTCGTCAAAGAGGATTAAATCTGGTTCCATTGCCAAAGCACGAGCGATCCCCACTCTCTGTTGTTGACCTCCGGAAAGCTGTGAAGGGTAGTGATGGACCCTGTTTCCAAGGTCAACTTCCTCAAGTCTTTTCATAGCGATCTCTCTGGCCTGCTGCCACTTTAGTCCCTTTACTTTAACCAGACCGATAGCCACGTTGTCCAGCGCTGTAAGATGTCTGATCAAGTTGAATCGCTGGAATACAAAACCTATTTTCGATCTGACGCTACGTAGAACTTTCCTTTCGGGTGTAACCTTCATACCGTGGAAATAAACTTCTCCAGAATCAGGCGGGATAAGATAATTCATAACCCGGAGCATCGTTGTTTTTCCAGCCCCGGATTTCCCGATAACGGCCACGACGTCCCCTTTGTTTACAGAGAATGTAACGCCTTTCAATACCGGTGTATCTCCAAAGCTTTTGTAAATATTTCTCAGTTCCAGTACACTCATGGTATGGCGAGCCTCCTTTCAAGGTAACGTCCAAGTACGGAAAGCGTGGAGGTCATTAACAAATATATGCCTGCGAGGATCAGGTACGCCTCTAGTGTAGCGAGAGTCTGGGTTCCTATCTGTCTTGCCCTCATAGTTATATCTCCAAGGGCTATCACGGAGACCAGTGAACTGTCTTTTACGAGGCTTATGAGCTGACCGATCAGGGGCGGAATGGATATACGAAACGCCTGGGGCAAGATAATGGATCCCATAATCTGATAGTTGTAAAACCCGAGGGCTGCCCCGGCTTCGATCTCTCCAGGCGGGACAGCTTCAATCCCAGCCCTGAATATCTCAGCAACGTAAGCGCCCTCAAAAAGGGAAAGAGATATAACTCCCGCTAAAAATCTGTCGATGTTCAACACAGAGCCCATACCATAATAAACGAGGAGTATGATCACCAACAACGGCATGTTTCTGAAGAACCAGACATATAATGTACCTAGCTCTTTGAAAATCTCTACACGTGAGACACGGGCAAGAGCTATGGTCATTCCGATGACAAGGGATAATCCCAGAGAAAAACCACTGATTTTGAGTGTCATCAGAATCCCATCAACGAACAACTTTGAATATCTGATGATCACACTCCAGTTGAAAGGATAAACCTTAGAAAGGGAGAGGTATATGATTGTTGCAATTGCCAAAAAGATCAAAATACTTAGTGCTCTGGCAAAGTTTCTTCTCACACTGCTCCTCCTCACAGACTGGGCTCGTATTCAACAAACCATTTTCGCTGTAACTCATCGAGGATACCCGATGTCTTCAGCCAGTTGATGTATGTATTAATCCACTGAAGGGTTTCCCAATCACCTTTCTTAACCGCGACTCCAAGATCTTCTCGTGTGAGCAGTTCTGTACCAGCTTCAAGCACTGCGTACTTTCTGGCAATGTAACGAGCGTATATAGAGTCGATCACCATAATATCTGCTCTGCCAGATGCTACCTGAAAAGCCGCCTCGTCCATGGTATCAAAGGTGAGAAATTCTGCATTCGGGAAAAGCCTGCGTGCGGCTTCATCACCGGTGGTTCCTAATTGTACTGCGATTCTCAGTTGGCTATTAGCTATCTCCGCAAAAACTGGCTCGCTCTCGAATTTGCGGGTGTTGTAGACAATGACCTGTCCGATAGTGAGATACGGATCACTGAAGTTTACCCTCAGCGCCCTTTCAGGTGTGATAGTCATTCCTGACCAGATGATGTCGAACTTTCCCGCCATGAGAGCTGGTATGATACCGTCCCAGTTGACTACCACGAACTCGAGCCGGACACCCAATATGTCTGCCATACGCTGGAGTATCTCCACTTCAAGGCCTATCCTGTTTCCATCCATGTCAGTACCATAGAGTGGCATGTAACCTGCATCCTGTCCAACTCTCAGTACCCCTTTTGCTCTTATGTCGTCGATCAGACTGCCAAATACTAATCCAGCGAATACCACCAGTAAAACAACAAGCCAAACTCTCCTCATACGAACACCTCCTTATTAAATAAAAAACCGGGCGATTTCTCGCCCGGTGATTTCTCTATCCCTTGAGCACGACTAAGCCGTGCTGCCGAGAAACCCCGGGCAACACCTCTTGACGTGCTTTTTTATATTGTTGAAGTTGTCAAAAATGAAGCTACTGTAATCCATGATTTTCACTCCACAATGTGTTTTGCCTATCATAACAGAAATACCTCTGGATAGTCAAGTTACAAAAGCGTTGCAAACATCAATCAAAATCGCATCGACCCCAACGTCTGTGATAAAATAAATCAAACTTTTTCTGAGAGGTTACCTATTTGAGAATGCTAAAAAAGGCGGATCGTTTAGCCATTTACAGAGGATTCATCATTTTCTTTCTTTCATTCGCGCTTTCTTTGTGCGGTTTTTACTACCTTAACAGGGCGCGTCTGGTTGAAAGCGTTGATACCAGCGGACGTTATGTTGAACTTAGCGTAAATCTCATTGCTGATAAACTCTCCAGCGGTTATTTTCAATGGACCGCGTTTTACACTGCGGTGTTGAAAAATGATACAGAATTCATAGAGGAATTTTTTCAAGAAATCCTCGATGGGACCCCTTATGTTAAGGATATAGAATTGATCGATAGACCTGAGTGGTTCAGTGAAAGAGAGAGCGAAAAAGAGATTTACAGGATTTCTTCCAAAGAAGGGGTTCTATATGTGCTTTTCAACATCTACGATGATTTCCTCGAAGTAGTTGCGCCTGAAAAGGTTGTTAAAGCAATTATCGACGTAGCGCCTATTCTGACTGGCTACGGATTCGATGGTGGAGCCGTTGAACTTTCGAATACCGGTTCCCCTTACGTTTATGGACTGAATTATCGTATTGTAAAAGTGCGTCTTGGACTCATTCATTACTTTAGTGCCTTCGTCATTAGCCTTCTTGTTGTTCTGGCAGTTGAGTTTCTTATCGCCAGTCAAATGTACCACCATTACCACGGAAGTGGTCTGGAAAATATCGTCGCACTTTTTGAGCAAAGAGACGCCTACACAGCAAACCATTCGAGAAAAGTGGCAACCCTTGCCACCTATATCGGTAAAAAATGCGGTCTGAAGCGACGAGATCTTAGAGTATTGAAAAATGCTGCCCTGCTGCACGACATCGGAAAGATCAGTGTTCCCGAAAGTATATTGAACAAGAAGGGAAAACTTTCCGATGAAGAGTTTGAGGTTATAAAAAAGCATCCCGTAATCTCCGCTAATGTGATAGAAAATATTTCACAACTGAAGGAGCTTATTCCCGTAGTGCTATACCACCATGAAAGGCTCGATGGGAGCGGTTATCCTGCAGGTCTGAAGAACGATGAAATTCCGTTGCTTTCGCGAATACTCGCTGTTGCTGATGTCTTCGACGCCCTTACAAGTGATAGAGCCTATCGTTCAGCCCTTGATCCCGAAGTAGCCATAAAAGTTATGAAGAATATGCCCATCGACAGGTTTTTCTTAATGATAATTGAAGAAAACCTGTACGAAATAGTAGAGATACTCAAGTTTGAAGGTGAAAGAAAAGATTATGGGAAGAGGAGGGTGAGCGCGTGAACATCAAGATCAGACCCATGGAACTGGAGGATTTTGCCGCGTGGGCAGAAATCAGAAACCTGCCCCTCGCTAGTTCTTTTACTCTCGGAATTCCCTACATTTCAAAGGAAGAAGCGAAAAAACGGGTAGAGGCGGCTGTTTCTGATAGAAGTGTTGTGAACATAGTTGCTGAAGTCGACGATAAGGTAGTGGGTTTTGCGGGCATCCACTTTAAAAGAGGTAGAAGAAGACACACCGCAGAAATCGGCATGATGGTGCATGACGGTTATCAGGGGAAGGGCATAGGTACGGAGTTGATGAAGAGATTGATAGACCTTGCGGACAACTGGTACAACATTCATCGTATTCAGCTAGAAGTATATGTTGATAACGAACGCGCCATACGTCTCTATAAAAAATTTGGTTTCGTAATAGAGGGTACCCTTAAAGATTTTGCTTTCAGAAACGGAAAGTATGTAGACGCTTATGTAATGGCGAGGATAAAAGATTGATATCTCTAACCTCTTAACCTCTTCTGGGATTTCCTGCAGCACGAAACATTGACTTTTTGTTTCTATAATTTCTTTTTCGTGTAACGATAGTGTATAAAATCACATGCTTTTCGGTATTTTTAACATGAAAGAAGTTTGGATACCGAGGGTGAGTATGATATCATAGTGGAAATTTATTATATGGAGAGAAAAATGGAGAAAGCGAAAATAACAGTTAATTTTTATGAGAAATATTTTGTTATGAACATGTATTGGTATATTTTCGGTCGAGACCGGCCGATATGTCGTTTGGTATAAGATATCCATCGGCCGGTGAAGTTCACCGGCCGTTTCTTTTTTATAGAAAATCCAGGGAGGTGTTTGCATGAAAAAGGTTCTGGTTCTCTTTATTCTTTTATTGAGTGTGCTTTCTCTTGCTACTGTAAAGATCGGTGTTGTATTACCAATGACCGGCGGAATCGCCGCATTTGGAAGAATGGTATGGGAAGGTGTGGAGATTGCCCATGAACTCTTTCCAGAGGTAAACGGTGAACCTATTGAACTCACAATCTTTGACAACAGAAGCGACAAAATTGAAGCTGCCAACGCTGTAAGAAGAGCTATCGAAGTGGGAAATGTCAACGCGATTCTCGGTGAAGTCGCGAGCTCTTACAGTCTCTCGGGCGGTGCGGTTGCTGAAGAAAAGAAGACCCCAATGGTTTCACCTGCTTCAACAAACCCCCTTGTAACTTCTGGTAAGGAATACGTTTCGAGGGTCTGTTTCATCGATCCCTTCCAGGGCTGGGCCGCAGCGGTCCTTGCACATGATAAGCTTGGTATCAGGAATGTGGCTATTTTCATGGATGTTGAACAGGATTACGCTGTCGGCCTGGCAAATTATTTTATGGAAACATTTCAGGGGTTAGGTGGCCATGTTTTCTTCGAGTATTACAAGAGTGGTGATCAGGATTTTACTGCACAGATTTCCGATGCTATGATGACGGGTGCCGAGGCATTCTTCATCCCCGGATATTATCAAGAAATTGCTTTAATCGCTATTCAAGCCAGACAACTCGGTTTCTTTGGTCCGCTAATAACCGGGGACGGTGCCGATGCTCCTGAAACCATCACCATCGGTAGAGAAGCTGTTAACGGACTTTATTTTACAACGCATTACCATTCAGATAGTCCCGTGTTCACTGAAAATGCAAAGCTTTTCCTCGAGAAATACAGGGAAAAATACGGAAAAAACCCCGCGGCTCTAAGTGCTCTGGGTTTCGATGCATACCTCGTAATAAGGGATGCAATTGCTCGTGCAGGAAGCCTTGATAGAGACGCAATCGCACAGGCGATCAGAAGAACAAAGAACTTTGCTGGTGCCACGGGAATTATCAATATAGACGAAAACGGTAATGCTATTAAATCCGTTGCTATTGTGAAGATTGAGGACGAGCAGTTCAAGTACGATACAACTATAAATCCGCAATGATTCGGGGGGATAGCCCCCCGTTTCATTTATGACTATAATCGGAGGTGACCTGCTTGAACCTTTTCACATTTCTTCAGAACCTTGTAAATGGCCTTAGTTTGGGTTCACTTTATGCTCTCATTGCTATCGGATATTCTATGGTATATGGAATACTCAGGTTGATAAACTTCGCCCACGGCGATGTTTTTATGATGGCTGTGTACTTTGCTTTCTTCCTCGTTACACTGGGGAAGGTCCCGTGGTTAATTTCCTTTACCCTTGCCATACTTGCTGCCGCACTTTTAGGATTTGCGATTGATAGGGTCGCCTATAAACCTATAAGAAACGCACCCAGAATTTCGGCATTGATAACCGCTATTGGAGTTTCGTTTTTCCTCGAGAGCTTTGCCGTTGTTGTGTTTTCTGGAATACCGCGCTCTTTCAGAAACATTTATCCAGGGTTCCTGAACAATATGATAATCCTTGGAGGACATGAAGAAGTTAAATATGGCCGAAATGTTATTGTGGGAGGACTCCGTATCCCGGTCGTCTCTTTAGTCATTCTTGGCGTCACTGCACTTGCGCTTGTGATACTGTGGTGGATCGTATATAAAACAAAAATCGGTATGGCTATGAGAGCAGTTTCGGTGGATATCCCTACGACTTCTCTGATGGGCGTTAATGTCGATATGGTTATTGGTTTCACATTTGCCCTCGGTTCCGCCCTTGCTGCTGTAGGAGGTCTCCTGTGGGCAACAAGATATCCTCAGCTATGGCCATATATGGGATTCATGCCGGGATTAAAAGCTTTTATTGCGGCGGTGTTTGGAGGGATCGGTTCAATACAAGGTGCCGTGGTAGGTGGGTTCCTCCTAGGATTAACAGAAATCATGTTGGTGGGATTCTTTCCAAAGATGGCCGGGTATCGTGACGCCTTCGCATTCCTCATCTTGATATTAATTCTTTCCATCAAGCCCGAGGGCCTGCTCGGAAAGAAATCAGCTGTAAAGGTGTGATGCCCATGAAACTGTCTAACAAAACCAACTTCATACTTACCGTGGTTTTCGTCGCTTTTGTCTGGTTGGGTCTTTATCTTATCAACGATAATATGAACTCATATATGGTGAGGATAATTTCTCTTATTGGAATTTACGGAATAATGGCTGTAAGCTTGACTTTAATAAACGGTATCACTGGTATATTTTCACTTGGGCATTCTGGATTTATCGCCCTTGGTGCGTATGCTTCGGCATTATTGACCATGTCTATTCAGCAGAAGGAGGTCACATTCATTCTCGATAAGGTAATCTGGCCTTTGAATTCTATTCAGATTCCTTTTCTGCCGGCAACATTGATAGGCGGTGTTATCGCAGCTGCTTTCTCATTTTTCATAGGCTGGCCATCTTTAAGACTTTCAGGTGATTATCTCGCCATAGCCACGCTTGGTTTCAGCGAGATAATAAGGATACTTGTCATAAACCTAAGGTCTGTCACAAATGGGGCCCTCGGTCTAAAGGGTATTCCTCAGTATACAAATGTCTGGTGGTCATGGGCCTGGCTTTTTGTAACGGTGGTTTTCATTGGGAGCCTTGTTAATAGCAGCTACGGTAGAGCTTTGAAGGCTATTAGGGAAGATAAGGTAGCGGCTGAAGCCATGGGCATTAATGTTTTCAAACATCAACTGCTCGGTTTTGTAATCGGTGGATTTTTCGCTGGTATATCGGGCTCTCTTTATGCTCACTGGTTAACCACAATTGATCCAAGGACAACATCCATTGGTGTTATGTTAACTTTCAATATC
This genomic interval from Kosmotoga pacifica contains the following:
- the serS gene encoding serine--tRNA ligase, yielding MIDIKIVRNNPEILEKALKNRNVDPALLEEILKIDAERRNAIAAADKKKAERNRISSEIAKAMASGNKEEAEALKNRAKEISQEVKELNQKASELDEFLKQKLLYVPNIPHESVPVGVDENDNVEVRKWGEPRKFDFEPKPHWELGIQSDMLDFDRAAKLSGSRFVVLRKQLARLERALINFMLDLHTTEHGYEEVALPHLVKRETMLSTGQLPKFEEDAYKTEPDDMFLIPTAEVPLVAQHRDEILELSSLPRKYTAYTPCYRREAGSYGRDVKGMIRVHQFDKVELVWFTHPENSYEALEKLTADAEEVLKRLELPYRVVALCTGDLGFVAAKTYDIEVWLPSYNTYREISSCSNAEDFQARRGNIRFRDRDNKLKFIHTLNGSGLAIGRTLIAIVENYQQPDGKIKVPKVLIPYMEAEVIG
- a CDS encoding MarR family winged helix-turn-helix transcriptional regulator, producing MSKKGQGGLATEIEKTLRAIYIRIKREGRKVLKDFPITPAQFDVLQTLYFSGEKRMSDISKILGITKSTTTGLVHRLIEGGFIERRRSKEDRRSYIIDISGEGIKLIEKVIKRRVSYLNEILTKLENHKPEELLMILDELLDAMKKRG
- a CDS encoding diguanylate cyclase — protein: MLDLSNYTGYFEELFKNNPLGILLCDSNNKVLKVNQAFCDMFGYSEDEVIGKFVDDVVVQSPELRSPAADVTKEALQGKIVSFEAIRERKDGTRFWASILSAPVYTEGVITGIFAIYSDISEQKQLQKNLEDAIRKNTAIMDVFPDYVMILDSEGNILDVSSTPVEQTNINPGEFVGKNFREIGFRKEANDIIASRLSKALKSSEIQVFTISLNTPSDVTHLEIRFIKMGEDRILAVMRDVTTETENKIRLENFVNFNRSLLEVTKDVLKTTDIENMYQLLLEKAVDIVPGAEAGSLILKDKDGLYRFYAAVNYDLRMLKKIYLKPEELVQKEVHEVQIVTDFNPNRKLDKFRYEILERYGKTSKIKAMLSVPIETDGKIIGFFGLDSHSSATAFNEDSTEMAKLLGQQVAVLFERLRLEKELRKQKERLELLSGKDPLTGLPNRRLFFEKAHSYLALSKRNHMPLSILYLDLDYFKIVNDTMGHDIGDEVLSIVAKRLQYALRESDVVARLGGDEFIFVLPETDFEAAKVVKKRIEFILREVINLRCGIVTVGGSIGISTFPDDGDDLEQLIKIADQRMYECKKSKKAQNK
- a CDS encoding amino acid ABC transporter ATP-binding protein, giving the protein MSVLELRNIYKSFGDTPVLKGVTFSVNKGDVVAVIGKSGAGKTTMLRVMNYLIPPDSGEVYFHGMKVTPERKVLRSVRSKIGFVFQRFNLIRHLTALDNVAIGLVKVKGLKWQQAREIAMKRLEEVDLGNRVHHYPSQLSGGQQQRVGIARALAMEPDLILFDEPTSALDPSLVGEVMSVIKQLSASGTTMVVVTHEMSFARNIASRVVYMEDGQVVYDVAPERFFGSSDERVRLFLNDFLEAV
- a CDS encoding amino acid ABC transporter permease; amino-acid sequence: MRRNFARALSILIFLAIATIIYLSLSKVYPFNWSVIIRYSKLFVDGILMTLKISGFSLGLSLVIGMTIALARVSRVEIFKELGTLYVWFFRNMPLLVIILLVYYGMGSVLNIDRFLAGVISLSLFEGAYVAEIFRAGIEAVPPGEIEAGAALGFYNYQIMGSIILPQAFRISIPPLIGQLISLVKDSSLVSVIALGDITMRARQIGTQTLATLEAYLILAGIYLLMTSTLSVLGRYLERRLAIP
- a CDS encoding transporter substrate-binding domain-containing protein, encoding MRRVWLVVLLVVFAGLVFGSLIDDIRAKGVLRVGQDAGYMPLYGTDMDGNRIGLEVEILQRMADILGVRLEFVVVNWDGIIPALMAGKFDIIWSGMTITPERALRVNFSDPYLTIGQVIVYNTRKFESEPVFAEIANSQLRIAVQLGTTGDEAARRLFPNAEFLTFDTMDEAAFQVASGRADIMVIDSIYARYIARKYAVLEAGTELLTREDLGVAVKKGDWETLQWINTYINWLKTSGILDELQRKWFVEYEPSL